Proteins co-encoded in one Betaproteobacteria bacterium genomic window:
- a CDS encoding EAL domain-containing protein: MTDAYADHPGFGLVCAYDGIVNDVLWDDLGILGRMSGGSHFACILDPGSVQKGLALLLYVKEHRAAFGWELNVTTDGGPVPVSFAAAVLLDRVVLLATIPSREEGQIYNGLSHVINEQINALRTLNRCFRASSTTNATATASAEASPVRFDQEMLRDMLQLNNRLINAERELARKNSELKRMSAMLSKDLQLAHRVLQCTGEAVAIADRDRRVVDINQAYTAITGFTRQEMLGQPLKLTETEQHDDGFVESIWEQVASRGSWQGECVGRRRSGALFPEWLSVSSVPDERGGPGHYVVNFSDISRLKTAEEKWQRLAFYDSLTRLPNRVLFKDRLQQAIVRARRDEEPLVLMFIDLDEFKIVNDSLGHDAGDELLRQAARRIEACVRETDSIARLGGDEFTVIMNGLDSEYDIMLVCDKIIQTFAAPFLIGEQNVHVGTSIGIARYPVDGEDPDTLTKNADAAMYAAKSAGRNTSRFFSRSLGERVSRHLQVKTEIARGLQLGEFSLHLQPEVDLHSGRMVALEALIRWNHPEQGFIPPDQFIPIAEESGLIVELGEFVIREAIRLVKELRSGCCPDARIAVNVSRRQIAAPGLVDFIVAELGRHELPGTALIVEVTESMTMGNLDHTIQVLQMLKDHGIGSAIDDFGTGYSSLNYLRRLPAEFLKIDKSFIADADVSRESETIIRAITAMARSLELKTVAEGVERSSQHELLRTLGCDIGQGFWFARPQPVESLVAALEGGILVPAAESPGG, encoded by the coding sequence ATGACCGACGCCTACGCCGATCATCCGGGATTCGGTCTGGTGTGCGCGTACGACGGCATTGTGAACGACGTGCTCTGGGACGACCTGGGCATCCTGGGGCGCATGAGCGGCGGTTCGCACTTCGCCTGCATTCTCGACCCCGGCTCGGTGCAGAAAGGCCTCGCCCTCCTCCTGTACGTGAAGGAACACCGGGCCGCGTTCGGCTGGGAACTCAATGTCACGACGGACGGCGGCCCGGTGCCGGTGAGCTTTGCCGCCGCGGTACTCCTGGACCGGGTGGTGCTGCTCGCGACGATCCCTTCGCGCGAAGAAGGCCAGATCTACAACGGGCTGAGCCACGTCATCAACGAGCAGATCAACGCGCTTCGCACGCTTAATAGATGTTTTAGGGCATCCTCGACCACGAACGCGACCGCGACCGCATCGGCAGAAGCGTCGCCGGTGCGCTTCGATCAGGAAATGCTGCGCGACATGCTGCAGCTCAACAACCGCCTGATCAACGCGGAACGGGAACTCGCGCGGAAGAACAGCGAGCTCAAGCGCATGAGCGCCATGCTCAGCAAGGACCTGCAATTGGCGCACCGCGTTCTCCAGTGTACGGGCGAGGCCGTCGCCATCGCGGATCGCGATCGGCGTGTCGTCGACATCAATCAGGCCTACACCGCCATCACCGGCTTCACTCGGCAGGAAATGCTTGGCCAGCCGCTCAAGCTCACCGAGACCGAGCAGCACGACGACGGTTTCGTCGAGAGCATCTGGGAGCAGGTCGCCAGCCGCGGCTCCTGGCAGGGCGAATGCGTGGGCCGCAGGCGCAGCGGCGCGCTGTTTCCCGAATGGCTGTCCGTCAGTTCCGTTCCGGACGAAAGAGGCGGGCCTGGCCACTACGTGGTGAACTTTTCCGACATCTCGCGCCTCAAGACCGCGGAAGAGAAGTGGCAGCGGCTGGCGTTCTACGACAGCCTGACCCGGCTCCCCAATCGCGTGCTGTTCAAGGATCGTCTGCAGCAGGCCATCGTGCGCGCGCGCCGCGACGAGGAGCCGCTCGTGCTGATGTTCATCGACCTGGACGAGTTCAAGATCGTCAACGACAGCCTGGGCCATGACGCAGGCGACGAACTGCTGCGACAGGCTGCGCGGCGGATCGAAGCCTGCGTGCGGGAGACCGATTCGATCGCCCGCCTGGGCGGCGACGAGTTCACCGTGATCATGAACGGACTCGACAGCGAGTACGACATCATGCTGGTGTGCGACAAGATCATCCAGACATTCGCCGCGCCGTTTCTCATCGGAGAGCAGAACGTCCATGTGGGTACCAGCATAGGCATCGCCCGCTATCCCGTGGACGGCGAAGACCCCGACACGCTGACAAAGAACGCCGACGCGGCCATGTACGCGGCCAAGTCGGCAGGACGGAACACCAGTCGGTTCTTCTCTCGGTCGCTGGGCGAACGCGTTTCACGGCATCTACAGGTGAAGACCGAGATCGCCCGCGGCCTGCAGCTGGGCGAGTTCAGCCTGCACCTTCAACCCGAGGTGGACCTGCACAGCGGCCGCATGGTCGCGCTGGAAGCCTTGATCCGCTGGAACCATCCGGAACAGGGCTTCATACCGCCGGATCAGTTCATCCCCATCGCCGAGGAATCGGGTCTCATCGTCGAACTGGGCGAGTTCGTCATCAGGGAGGCAATCCGTCTGGTTAAGGAGCTGCGCTCGGGTTGTTGTCCTGACGCGCGCATCGCTGTCAACGTGTCGCGCCGGCAGATCGCGGCGCCGGGTCTGGTGGACTTCATCGTTGCGGAATTGGGCCGCCACGAACTCCCCGGCACGGCGTTGATCGTGGAGGTCACCGAGAGCATGACCATGGGCAACCTGGATCACACGATCCAGGTGCTGCAGATGCTGAAGGACCACGGAATAGGTTCCGCCATCGACGACTTCGGCACCGGCTATTCGTCGCTCAACTATCTGCGAAGACTGCCGGCAGAGTTCCTCAAGATCGACAAGTCCTTCATCGCCGATGCGGATGTCTCGCGAGAGAGCGAAACCATCATCCGCGCCATCACCGCCATGGCGCGCAGCCTGGAACTCAAGACGGTCGCCGAGGGAGTGGAGCGCAGCAGCCAGCACGAGCTGCTCCGCACGCTGGGCTGCGACATCGGTCAGGGCTTCTGGTTTGCCCGCCCGCAGCCTGTGGAGTCGCTGGTGGCGGCGCTCGAGGGGGGAATTCTGGTACCGGCGGCGGAGTCGCCTGGCGGTTAG
- a CDS encoding TRAP transporter large permease subunit, which yields MSALWMFPALIAGILTGFPVALVMLSLAVAFGLWQFGHEGLLHQVLLKVEEVATAQVLAAVPLFIFMGAMFEASGIASRLYDAIHLWTRRIPGGLAIGTVVMCVIFAATSGVVGATETVVGLLAIPAMLRHRYDKPLICGTICAGGSLGTIIPPSVLAIVIGPVANASVGPILIGMIVPGLLLAVGYILYILIRCVLNPALGPRFDEQESVPLGRRLAVTAGVLVPPMVVIVCVLGSMMAGMATPTEAAAAGALGTVVLAALYGKLSWAVLVGSTLRTVRITAMILFIVTCGSVFAAVFVAAGGMQTVTDILQAKGVGPGPLIAMIIAVIFVAGFMLDPLVIILIVVPVTAPLVAAAGYDIVWYCVLFLVVPQTAYLTPPMAPSIFYLRGIAPPEITLHDMYRGVWPFIGIQLAVIVLLIVFPDLVLWLPAKMQSF from the coding sequence ATGTCCGCCCTTTGGATGTTCCCCGCCCTCATCGCCGGCATCCTCACCGGTTTTCCGGTCGCGCTGGTCATGCTGTCCCTCGCAGTGGCGTTCGGCCTGTGGCAGTTCGGTCACGAGGGATTGCTGCACCAGGTGCTGCTCAAGGTGGAGGAAGTCGCCACCGCGCAGGTGCTGGCCGCGGTGCCCCTGTTCATCTTCATGGGCGCGATGTTCGAGGCGTCGGGCATCGCATCGCGGCTCTACGACGCGATCCACCTGTGGACCCGGCGGATCCCCGGCGGGCTCGCCATCGGCACGGTGGTGATGTGCGTGATCTTCGCCGCGACGAGCGGCGTCGTGGGCGCGACGGAAACCGTGGTGGGCCTGCTCGCGATCCCCGCCATGCTGCGGCACCGCTACGACAAGCCGCTCATCTGCGGCACGATCTGCGCGGGAGGTTCGCTCGGCACCATCATCCCGCCGTCTGTGCTGGCCATCGTGATCGGTCCGGTGGCCAATGCTTCGGTCGGCCCGATCCTGATCGGCATGATCGTGCCCGGGCTGCTTCTTGCCGTCGGCTACATCCTCTACATCCTGATCCGCTGCGTGCTGAACCCCGCGCTGGGCCCGCGCTTCGACGAGCAGGAGTCGGTGCCGCTGGGCCGCAGGCTTGCGGTCACGGCCGGTGTCCTGGTCCCGCCGATGGTGGTGATCGTCTGCGTGCTCGGATCGATGATGGCCGGCATGGCGACACCGACCGAAGCGGCCGCGGCGGGCGCGCTTGGGACCGTAGTGCTTGCTGCGTTATACGGAAAGCTGTCGTGGGCCGTGCTGGTGGGTTCGACACTGCGGACCGTGCGCATCACCGCGATGATCCTCTTCATCGTCACGTGCGGCTCGGTGTTCGCGGCAGTGTTCGTCGCGGCAGGCGGCATGCAGACGGTCACGGACATCCTGCAGGCCAAGGGAGTCGGGCCGGGGCCGCTCATCGCGATGATCATCGCGGTGATCTTCGTCGCGGGGTTCATGCTGGACCCCCTCGTGATCATCCTGATCGTGGTGCCCGTCACCGCTCCCCTGGTCGCGGCGGCCGGTTACGACATCGTCTGGTATTGCGTGCTGTTCCTGGTCGTGCCGCAGACCGCCTATCTCACGCCGCCGATGGCGCCGTCGATCTTCTACCTGCGCGGAATCGCGCCGCCCGAGATCACCCTGCACGACATGTATCGCGGAGTGTGGCCATTCATCGGAATCCAGCTTGCGGTCATCGTTCTGCTGATCGTCTTCCCCGATCTCGTGCTCTGGCTGCCCGCGAAGATGCAGTCCTTCTGA
- a CDS encoding cytochrome C: MRNPIFFVCAMVASFALVAAADAEDYGRGLFLTQKRMCFECHSVTLRNVGPSFEAVAARYRYNPWARDILADKIRHGSEGHWGDRFEMWPQEVVPDDELHVLVDWILQQ; the protein is encoded by the coding sequence ATGCGCAATCCGATCTTCTTCGTCTGTGCCATGGTGGCGAGCTTTGCGCTGGTGGCGGCCGCCGATGCCGAAGACTATGGCCGCGGTCTGTTCCTGACCCAGAAGCGCATGTGCTTCGAGTGCCACTCGGTCACGCTGCGGAATGTCGGGCCGAGCTTCGAAGCCGTTGCTGCGCGCTACCGCTACAACCCCTGGGCGCGCGACATTCTTGCCGACAAGATCCGCCACGGCAGCGAGGGGCACTGGGGCGATCGTTTCGAGATGTGGCCGCAGGAGGTCGTGCCGGACGACGAGCTCCACGTTCTGGTGGACTGGATCCTCCAGCAGTAG
- the dctP gene encoding TRAP transporter substrate-binding protein DctP, with the protein MNSCFTATRALIVALGLGSVCSAALAQEPIRMATAWSGGPHLDLFAKGFATKVEKLTGGKVKFQVFTGGTIGSPLKITESVQKKVAPAGHTWSGYDLGVDKTSVLFGGYPGTPGAEVLLHWLYNGGGVELWEQWRMEKFGIVGMPCGGHSDEIHMHSKKPVRKIEDLKGLKWRTSGAAAEIGASLGASTVILAGGDVYPALERGLVDAIEWSTPGVNLPFGFQKISKYIVLPGMQTPASVQECQFSKALWDGFDAQTQMLIRQAAKLSTLESWMEINRMDMDALETFRKQGVTIMRVDDSYIEAWKKATRAWEDKYAADPKEVWFKKVLEHKRAFEARWEASKSYRRDLR; encoded by the coding sequence ATGAATTCGTGCTTCACCGCCACACGTGCGCTGATCGTCGCTCTGGGGCTCGGATCCGTCTGCTCTGCCGCCTTGGCGCAGGAGCCCATCCGCATGGCCACCGCGTGGTCCGGCGGGCCTCACCTCGACCTCTTCGCCAAGGGCTTTGCCACGAAGGTCGAGAAGCTGACCGGCGGCAAGGTGAAGTTCCAGGTCTTCACCGGTGGAACGATCGGCTCGCCACTCAAGATCACCGAATCCGTGCAGAAGAAGGTCGCGCCGGCCGGCCACACCTGGTCGGGCTACGACCTGGGCGTGGACAAGACCTCGGTCCTGTTCGGCGGCTATCCCGGCACTCCGGGAGCGGAAGTTCTGCTCCACTGGCTGTACAACGGCGGCGGGGTCGAGCTCTGGGAACAGTGGCGCATGGAGAAGTTCGGCATCGTCGGCATGCCCTGCGGCGGTCATTCCGACGAGATCCACATGCACTCGAAGAAGCCCGTCCGCAAGATCGAGGACCTCAAGGGCCTCAAGTGGCGCACGTCCGGTGCGGCCGCGGAGATCGGCGCATCGCTGGGCGCTTCCACGGTCATTCTGGCCGGCGGCGATGTCTATCCGGCCCTCGAGCGCGGGCTGGTCGATGCGATCGAGTGGTCCACCCCCGGCGTCAATCTGCCCTTCGGATTCCAGAAGATATCCAAGTACATCGTGCTGCCCGGCATGCAGACGCCCGCGTCCGTGCAGGAGTGCCAGTTCAGCAAGGCGCTCTGGGACGGATTCGACGCGCAGACGCAGATGCTCATCCGCCAGGCGGCGAAGCTCTCCACGCTCGAGTCGTGGATGGAAATCAACCGGATGGACATGGACGCCCTGGAAACCTTCCGCAAGCAGGGTGTCACGATCATGCGCGTGGACGACAGCTACATCGAGGCGTGGAAGAAGGCCACGCGGGCCTGGGAAGACAAGTACGCCGCCGACCCGAAGGAGGTGTGGTTCAAGAAGGTGCTGGAGCACAAGCGCGCGTTCGAGGCGCGCTGGGAAGCCTCCAAGAGCTACCGCCGCGACCTGCGCTAG
- a CDS encoding TRAP transporter small permease subunit, whose translation MKPFVRAVDALSRACGAIAALLVIALMVLMLYDVAMRYLANAPTLWAFDVNTYLMGSAFVLSIAYGLSHDSHVRVDLLYTSRTRPRLAWVDLIGFSLLALPVLAWITAGLWTYFAEAYESGERSGSSAWNPVLWPFRFVLFAGFLILTVQVLAEILRRIVRIRGGHAAAPSPGHR comes from the coding sequence ATGAAGCCGTTCGTGCGTGCGGTCGACGCGCTCAGCCGGGCCTGCGGTGCGATCGCCGCGCTGCTCGTCATCGCCCTCATGGTCCTGATGCTCTACGACGTGGCGATGCGCTATCTCGCGAACGCGCCGACCCTCTGGGCCTTCGACGTCAACACCTACCTCATGGGCTCGGCGTTCGTGCTGTCGATCGCCTACGGCCTGTCGCACGACTCCCACGTGCGCGTGGATCTGCTCTATACCTCCCGCACGCGGCCCCGCCTCGCGTGGGTCGATCTCATCGGCTTCAGCCTTCTCGCGCTGCCGGTGCTCGCATGGATCACCGCGGGGCTGTGGACCTATTTCGCCGAAGCGTACGAAAGCGGCGAACGCTCCGGTTCTTCCGCGTGGAACCCGGTGCTGTGGCCCTTCCGCTTCGTGCTCTTCGCGGGCTTCCTGATCCTCACGGTCCAGGTCCTGGCCGAGATCCTGCGGCGCATCGTGCGTATCCGCGGCGGCCACGCTGCCGCTCCTTCCCCCGGCCACCGCTGA
- a CDS encoding cobalamin-dependent protein (Presence of a B(12) (cobalamin)-binding domain implies dependence on cobalamin itself, in one of its several forms, or in some unusual lineages, dependence on a cobalamin-like analog.) → MLIQSARELVAHKADVAAAARLRLPAEWFRSDGSERLELVFDLQMHLAFLGEAVRLQEPRLFTEYAIWTSHLLQTAGGNPERIQACFDAIGVRLGESCEGEWVRTALQILAAAREAVLHAPPPTATYFEDGNAHKALSQAFLDACLHMQRSKALSTIQQAVDQGVPLPVIYVDVITPAMRELGRLWHLSQVTVGQEHYCTAVAQMVMAQLFPAIFDGGRISKGCVVSACVAGELHEIGARMVADMFEMNGWDTIFLGADVPRQSVIDVIVENRADVLAISTTLGANLGHASDLIDAVRAEPACNGVKVMVGGAAFGVDPQLWKRVGADGWAPDAPAALVLVNQWRS, encoded by the coding sequence ATGCTCATCCAGTCGGCGCGAGAACTGGTGGCGCACAAGGCCGATGTCGCTGCCGCCGCGCGCCTCCGGCTGCCGGCCGAATGGTTCCGCAGCGACGGCAGCGAACGGCTGGAGCTGGTCTTCGATCTCCAGATGCATCTGGCCTTTCTCGGGGAAGCCGTACGGCTCCAGGAGCCGAGGCTGTTCACGGAGTATGCGATCTGGACATCGCACCTCCTGCAGACCGCGGGGGGTAATCCGGAACGTATCCAGGCCTGCTTCGACGCCATCGGCGTCCGGCTCGGCGAATCCTGCGAGGGAGAATGGGTGCGGACCGCACTGCAGATTCTTGCGGCCGCGCGCGAAGCAGTGCTCCACGCACCACCGCCTACCGCCACGTACTTCGAGGACGGCAACGCCCACAAGGCGCTGAGCCAGGCGTTTCTCGATGCCTGCCTGCACATGCAGCGTTCCAAGGCGCTCTCCACCATCCAGCAGGCCGTCGATCAGGGCGTTCCCCTGCCCGTCATCTACGTCGACGTGATCACGCCGGCCATGCGGGAGCTGGGACGTCTCTGGCATCTCAGCCAGGTCACGGTGGGCCAGGAGCACTACTGCACGGCGGTTGCCCAGATGGTCATGGCGCAACTCTTCCCCGCCATTTTCGACGGCGGCCGGATCAGCAAGGGCTGCGTCGTCTCGGCCTGCGTGGCCGGAGAACTCCACGAGATCGGCGCCCGCATGGTGGCCGACATGTTCGAGATGAACGGGTGGGACACCATCTTCCTCGGCGCCGACGTTCCGCGCCAATCGGTCATCGACGTGATCGTGGAAAACAGGGCGGACGTGCTGGCGATCTCGACCACGCTCGGCGCGAACCTCGGCCACGCGAGCGATCTCATCGATGCCGTGAGAGCGGAACCTGCGTGCAATGGGGTGAAGGTGATGGTGGGCGGAGCGGCATTCGGCGTGGATCCCCAGTTGTGGAAGCGCGTCGGCGCGGACGGCTGGGCCCCGGACGCACCTGCGGCGCTCGTGCTCGTCAATCAGTGGAGGAGTTAG
- a CDS encoding DUF4394 domain-containing protein yields MRVSLHRLAAALLTAGVLLPATTVHAEGLVGLTTANQIVRFDSLAPGMASAPVAVTGIAQNEQILGIDFRPSTGLLYGLGSANNLYTLNADTGAATFVAMLVADPADATDPFDGLVGASFGVDFNPVPDLGMSLPSLRVTSDAGINLRINVNGANAGRVFTDSPLSGPAGAQIAGSAYINNDRDAATGTSLYDIDAATDALYLQNPPNAGTLTKVGDLGVDTIGVVGFDVSAGGSAYASLTDGLTGKSGLYRIDLQTGAASALGAFGIGGNAAIAPPLLDIAAPVPEPETYALMALGLAGVAFAARRRRT; encoded by the coding sequence ATGCGTGTGTCACTTCACCGTCTTGCCGCTGCCTTGCTGACAGCCGGCGTCCTTCTCCCTGCCACGACCGTCCATGCCGAAGGGCTGGTCGGTCTCACGACGGCCAACCAGATCGTCCGCTTCGACAGCCTCGCGCCGGGAATGGCATCCGCGCCGGTCGCCGTCACGGGCATTGCGCAGAACGAACAGATCCTCGGCATCGATTTCCGGCCCAGCACCGGACTGCTCTATGGGCTGGGCAGCGCGAACAACCTGTACACGCTGAACGCCGACACGGGCGCCGCGACCTTTGTCGCGATGCTGGTCGCGGATCCGGCGGACGCCACTGATCCCTTTGATGGATTGGTCGGCGCCTCTTTCGGCGTGGACTTCAATCCGGTGCCCGATCTTGGAATGTCTCTTCCGTCGCTCCGCGTCACGAGCGATGCCGGAATCAACCTGCGCATCAACGTGAACGGCGCCAATGCCGGGCGGGTCTTCACGGATTCCCCGCTCTCCGGTCCGGCGGGCGCCCAGATCGCCGGTTCTGCCTACATCAACAACGACCGGGATGCCGCGACCGGAACATCGCTCTATGACATCGATGCGGCCACGGACGCGCTCTATCTGCAGAACCCACCCAACGCCGGCACGCTCACGAAGGTGGGCGACCTCGGCGTGGATACCATCGGAGTGGTGGGTTTCGATGTATCGGCAGGAGGGAGCGCCTATGCGTCGCTCACGGACGGGCTCACGGGCAAGAGCGGTCTCTATCGCATCGACTTGCAGACCGGTGCCGCCAGCGCGCTCGGTGCCTTCGGCATCGGCGGCAATGCGGCAATCGCACCGCCGTTGCTCGACATCGCGGCTCCGGTGCCGGAGCCTGAAACCTACGCTCTGATGGCACTCGGCCTCGCCGGAGTCGCATTCGCGGCGCGGCGCCGGCGTACCTGA
- a CDS encoding endonuclease/exonuclease/phosphatase family protein, producing the protein MQTIPFSRTLIAAALSAGFALPAFAQIDVRFAMFNASLNRDSSGQLLSDLANPAGAGTANATARRILQATNVAEIIQRANPDVLLVNEFDFDFNGVAGSQSTPTPVGYSSNAAVLFQDNFLSKSHGNAVRGMTTPVTDAYRYTPPTNTGIASGLDLDNSGSVGGGNDAHGFGNYAGQYGFTIYSKYEITQVRSFQNFLWKDMPGNLLTSDPTPGANNLSNFYSQAEIDALRLSSKNHVDVTLNIGGQEVHFLTAHPTPPVFDGAEDRNGKRNADEIRFWKDYINGASYMYDDQGGTGGLSEGARFVIAGDYNADLCDGDSYKVACLGPDQPGEGPNAIGQLLLDPLVNTTLTPESSGGTQAATDPNNNGTANSTHLQDPMFDTADFNDASPGNLRADYVLPSANLTMTEAGVFWPTDSNFADGNTSGELFDLVGQFNKPGLYAGLPSSDHKLVYVNVTVPVPEPETYALFLAGIGLLATVARRKA; encoded by the coding sequence ATGCAAACTATACCCTTCAGCCGCACGCTGATCGCCGCTGCTCTGTCAGCTGGCTTTGCGCTGCCGGCGTTCGCCCAGATCGACGTGCGCTTCGCCATGTTCAACGCCTCGCTGAACCGCGACTCGAGCGGCCAGTTGCTGAGCGACCTCGCCAATCCTGCGGGAGCGGGTACCGCGAACGCCACGGCCCGCCGGATCCTGCAGGCAACGAACGTCGCCGAGATCATCCAGCGCGCCAACCCGGACGTGCTGCTCGTCAACGAGTTCGACTTCGATTTCAACGGGGTGGCGGGTTCGCAGAGCACGCCCACGCCGGTCGGCTATTCCAGCAATGCAGCCGTGCTGTTCCAGGACAACTTCCTTTCCAAGAGCCACGGAAACGCGGTACGTGGCATGACGACGCCGGTGACGGACGCCTACCGTTACACGCCGCCCACCAACACCGGCATCGCGTCCGGCCTTGACCTCGACAACAGCGGCTCGGTCGGTGGCGGCAACGATGCCCATGGCTTCGGCAATTACGCAGGCCAGTACGGATTCACCATCTACTCCAAGTACGAGATCACCCAGGTCCGCAGCTTTCAGAACTTCCTGTGGAAGGACATGCCCGGCAACCTGCTGACCAGCGATCCGACTCCGGGTGCCAACAATCTCTCGAACTTCTACTCGCAGGCGGAGATCGATGCGCTGCGCCTTTCGTCCAAGAACCACGTCGATGTCACGCTGAACATCGGCGGGCAGGAGGTGCACTTCCTCACGGCCCACCCGACACCGCCGGTCTTCGACGGTGCCGAGGACCGCAACGGCAAGCGCAACGCCGACGAGATCCGCTTCTGGAAGGACTACATCAACGGGGCCTCCTACATGTACGACGACCAGGGTGGCACCGGCGGGCTGTCCGAAGGAGCCCGCTTCGTCATCGCCGGCGACTACAACGCGGATCTGTGCGACGGCGACAGCTACAAGGTCGCTTGCCTCGGCCCGGACCAGCCCGGCGAAGGTCCGAACGCCATCGGCCAGTTGCTGCTGGATCCGCTGGTCAACACGACCCTCACCCCCGAAAGCAGCGGCGGAACGCAGGCCGCGACCGACCCCAACAACAACGGCACAGCGAACAGCACGCATCTTCAAGACCCGATGTTCGACACGGCCGACTTCAACGACGCCTCGCCGGGCAATCTGCGCGCGGACTACGTGCTGCCCTCGGCCAACCTGACCATGACCGAAGCGGGCGTGTTCTGGCCGACGGATTCGAACTTTGCCGACGGCAACACCTCCGGCGAGCTGTTCGATCTGGTCGGACAGTTCAACAAGCCCGGTCTCTACGCGGGCCTTCCGTCGTCCGATCACAAGCTGGTGTATGTGAACGTGACGGTACCGGTACCCGAGCCGGAAACGTACGCCCTCTTCCTGGCAGGCATCGGCCTGCTCGCGACGGTGGCACGCCGCAAGGCTTGA
- a CDS encoding DUF642 domain-containing protein: protein MKRIALAAVLMFGGGVAQADSDLITNGGFESPYIGYIALGPGSNFISGWTTVLSGVEFFDATSLGGGAPGSGRMAVDLANYVYLTGGGLEQTISTAAGQEYDLTFFAGNSASSGRDGTGIVKLTIDGVTTDYATAVAATGAMAWKQITHSFVAASSSTTVRFWNDQNPFAHFAIIDGIGAVPAAPVPEPGTWAMVLGGLGLVAAARRRS from the coding sequence ATGAAACGCATTGCATTGGCTGCTGTACTCATGTTCGGCGGTGGAGTGGCTCAGGCCGACTCCGATCTGATCACCAACGGCGGATTCGAATCGCCATACATCGGTTACATTGCCCTTGGGCCCGGTTCGAACTTCATCAGCGGCTGGACGACCGTGTTGTCGGGTGTCGAATTCTTCGACGCGACTTCCCTCGGTGGCGGCGCGCCAGGCAGCGGAAGGATGGCGGTCGATCTGGCGAACTACGTATACCTCACGGGCGGAGGTCTGGAACAGACGATCTCCACCGCAGCCGGTCAAGAGTACGACCTCACGTTCTTCGCAGGGAACTCGGCAAGTTCGGGCCGCGATGGGACAGGCATCGTGAAGCTCACCATCGATGGCGTCACCACCGATTACGCGACGGCCGTTGCCGCCACGGGAGCGATGGCGTGGAAGCAGATCACCCACTCTTTCGTCGCAGCGTCGTCGAGCACGACCGTGCGCTTCTGGAATGACCAGAACCCCTTCGCCCACTTTGCCATCATCGACGGGATCGGCGCCGTTCCGGCCGCACCGGTGCCGGAACCGGGCACTTGGGCCATGGTGCTGGGGGGTCTGGGGTTGGTTGCGGCGGCCCGCCGGCGTTCTTAG
- a CDS encoding tripartite tricarboxylate transporter substrate binding protein, producing MIRTFLCTMIGMLAAIPLAAFAADPYPARPIRMMVGYAAGGAADAAARHLATLVSRRLGQNVVIENRPGASGSIAAAIVASSPGDGYTLLYATSDLILYPLLTGSTAFAPLRDFVPVIGVSRRPLLLVAQPSLGFKSARDLVAAAKARPGTITFESSGVGSVEHLAGHLFQKLTATELIHVPYKGSAPGILALLGGQVNIGFEVPLGVLDHVKAGKLVALLTTSGERLTSLPSVPTANEEGLAGLDIRAPWGGIFAPAGTPSERVARLNAEFAAARNAPETRAHAVFAESISLAGPADAFAAFVRTEHERWSALIRDAGLRLSP from the coding sequence ATGATCCGGACCTTCCTGTGCACGATGATCGGCATGCTGGCGGCGATCCCGCTTGCCGCCTTCGCGGCCGACCCCTATCCGGCACGACCGATCCGCATGATGGTGGGCTACGCGGCCGGGGGTGCTGCCGATGCCGCGGCCCGGCATCTCGCGACGCTGGTGTCCAGACGGCTGGGCCAGAACGTGGTGATCGAGAACCGGCCCGGTGCTTCCGGATCGATTGCGGCCGCCATCGTGGCATCGAGCCCGGGTGACGGCTACACGCTCCTGTATGCGACGAGCGATCTGATCCTCTACCCTCTGCTGACAGGCAGCACGGCGTTCGCGCCACTCAGGGACTTCGTGCCGGTCATCGGGGTGAGCCGCAGGCCCTTGCTGCTGGTGGCCCAGCCTTCGCTCGGATTCAAGTCCGCGCGCGATCTCGTGGCCGCCGCGAAGGCCAGGCCGGGAACGATCACCTTCGAATCCTCCGGCGTGGGCAGCGTGGAACATCTCGCGGGCCACCTGTTCCAGAAGCTCACCGCGACCGAACTGATCCACGTGCCCTACAAGGGCAGCGCGCCCGGCATACTGGCCTTGCTGGGCGGACAGGTGAACATCGGCTTCGAAGTCCCGCTGGGCGTGCTGGATCACGTGAAGGCCGGCAAGCTCGTCGCGCTGCTCACGACCTCCGGCGAACGCCTGACGTCGTTGCCGTCGGTCCCCACGGCGAATGAGGAGGGACTGGCCGGTCTCGATATCCGGGCGCCGTGGGGCGGCATCTTCGCTCCGGCCGGCACGCCGTCCGAGCGCGTTGCGAGACTCAACGCGGAGTTCGCCGCAGCGCGCAATGCTCCGGAGACCCGGGCGCATGCCGTCTTTGCGGAGTCGATCTCCCTGGCGGGACCCGCGGACGCATTCGCGGCGTTCGTCCGCACGGAGCACGAGCGCTGGTCTGCGCTCATCCGGGATGCGGGCCTGCGACTGAGTCCGTAG